The Faecalibacterium sp. I3-3-33 DNA window CGTAATCCTCCAGCCAGTCCTCGTTGGCAAGGGTAAAGGCGTAGTAGTCGTCGGGGTAGTAGTAGGTGCAGCCGTGCAGCCCGGCGCACTGGCTGCGCCATGCGGCGTAGGCCTTGCGCAGCACTGCAAAGCGGCTGACATACAAAGTGCCATAGTCCACTTCCAGCGGGTCTTTGCCCCAGCTCTCCGCCTTGAGGTCTGCGGCGGTCAGCAGACCCTCTTTTTCCAGCGCTTCCAAGTCCACAAAATAGGGGTTGCCCGCAAAGGCAGAACAGCTCTGGTAGGGGCTGTCGCCGTAGCCGGTGGGGCTGAGCGGCAGCAGCTGCCAGATCGTCTGCCCTGCCGCAGACAGGAAATCCACAAATTGAAATGCCGCCTTGCCAAAGCAGCCGATCCCGTAAGGGCCGGGCAGACTGGATACCGGCATCAGAATACCACTTTCACGCATGATCCGTTACCTTCCTCGCTGTCAATTTTCGGGAATATTCGTTGTTTCCTATCATAACATAACTGTAAACTATTTTCCACAGGCAAAAATCGTGGTATACTGGTTTTTATGGGGTACCCCCTCAGCTTCGCTGCGCTCAGCAGCTCCCCCAAGGGGGCGCCTTTGGCATGGCGGCAAAGTTTCTCACTGCACTTGATACTTTAAAATATGGCTGACGGCGTGCGCCCTCTCAGTCACCTGCGGTGACAGCTCTCCCAAAGGGAGAGCCAAGAGCACTGCCGGAAGCTTCCTCTTTGCACCTAATACTTTAGCGATGCGCTTTACGGCGTGCGCCCTCTCCGTCATCGCTGCGCGATGCCACCTCTCCCAAAGGGAGAGGCAAGAGCACTGCCGGATGCTTTCTCATTGCACTTAAAACTTTAGCAATGAGCATTAGACCTTGGCTCTCCCCTTGGGAGAGCTGGCGCGGGAGCGCCTGAGAGGGCGAGCGCTCCACTATTGTCAATCGTTCTATCTACAGGAGGTACTCGCGCGATGCAGCGCACTGAAAAATATTTTGAGCAGGACGCCTTCCGCACCGAATGCGAAAGCGTCATCCTTGCTGCAGAGCCGGACGAAAAGACCGGCGGCGGGCGCATTGCGCTGGACGGCACGGTGTTCTACCCGGAGGGCGGCGGTCAGCCCGCCGACCGGGGCACGCTGACCCTGCCGGACGGCACGGTGCTGCAGGTGCAGGACGTCCACGAGCAGGCGGGCGTCATCTGGCATACGGTGGATGCCCTGCCCGCTGCCGCAGCGCCCGGCGCAGCTGTTGCCGGCTGCATCGACTGGGACTGGCGGTTCGATAAGATGCAGCAGCACACCGGCGAGCATATCCTCTCCGGCATCCTGCACCAGATGTTCGGGGCGGAGAATGTGGGCTTCCATGTGGGCACCGAGGCCGTGCGCATGGACACCAGTGTGCCCATCAGCCCCGAGGGGCTGCGGCAGGCCGAGCTTGCCGCCAACCGCATCGTGTGGCAGGATGTGCCGGTGCTCATCAGCTACCCCACCCGGGAGGAGCTTGCCGCCCTTGTCTACCGCTCCAAAAAGGAGATCGAGGGGCAGGTGCGCATCGTGACCATCCCGGGTGCGGACGTCTGCGCCTGCTGCGGCACTCACACCCGCACCACCGGTCAGGTGGGGCAGATCAAGATCCTTGCCAGCGAGAACTACAAGGGCGGTGTGCGGCTGAGCGTGGTGTGCGGGGCCCGTGCGCTGGCGGCGGCACAGGCCATGCGCGCCCGGCAGGCGGACATCGGCGCGCTGCTCTCTGCCAAGGCCGACCAGACCGCTGTGGCGGTGCACCGGGTATACGACGAGTATACCACGCTCAAGTTTACACATTTCGGACTGTGCAGCCAGCTGTTTGACGCCCTTGCGCAGCTGACCGCGCCCGATGCGGACGCCATCCGCACCCTGCCGGGGCTGGACCCGGACGGGCTGCACCGGCTGGCTGTCCGTCTGACCGAAGCCACCACCGGCCTGTGCGCCGCCCTGACCCCCACCGAAAAGGGCACCGGCTACTGCCTTGCCCGGCGGGACGGCGATGTGCGCGCCCTGACCAAAGCACTGAACGCCGCCCTGAACGGACGCGGCGGCGGCAAGCCCG harbors:
- a CDS encoding alanyl-tRNA editing protein, which codes for MQRTEKYFEQDAFRTECESVILAAEPDEKTGGGRIALDGTVFYPEGGGQPADRGTLTLPDGTVLQVQDVHEQAGVIWHTVDALPAAAAPGAAVAGCIDWDWRFDKMQQHTGEHILSGILHQMFGAENVGFHVGTEAVRMDTSVPISPEGLRQAELAANRIVWQDVPVLISYPTREELAALVYRSKKEIEGQVRIVTIPGADVCACCGTHTRTTGQVGQIKILASENYKGGVRLSVVCGARALAAAQAMRARQADIGALLSAKADQTAVAVHRVYDEYTTLKFTHFGLCSQLFDALAQLTAPDADAIRTLPGLDPDGLHRLAVRLTEATTGLCAALTPTEKGTGYCLARRDGDVRALTKALNAALNGRGGGKPGICQGSCAATPEQVERFLKENNKL